The region GCTGGCCGAATACTACCGCCGCCTGGCGGGAGGCGAATAAGGGTTCATATATGCGGCGAGCAGTAATATTATCGATATCGGCGTTGGCGTTGGCGGCGATGGCCTGGGCGGCCGGTTCCCTCCACGACGCCGCGGCCTATCTCGGGGAAGGGGAGAAGGAAAAGGCCGCGGCCGAGCTTATAGCCTACGGCCGGGGCGACCCCGCGGCGCCGCTGGCCAACCAGGCGCTGGACTGCGTCTTGTTATTATATAAGAAAAACGTGGGAGCGGAGATGCTCGCGACGTACGTGGACGCGCTCGCGCTGGTGGCCGACGGCTACGCCGCGACGGCGGACATCGTCTTCCGCGAGATGGCGGCCGACGGCGAGCTTCCCTGGCCGCTGCGGGGCCGGGCGGTCCTGCTGGCGGCGGACATCAACGCCGCCGGCGACCGCGTGGAGCTGCTCGAGCGCGCGTGGCGCGACTGCGACGACGATACCGGGCGCCTGCTCGGCGTCGCCCTGGCGGAGGCGTATTACAAAGAGGAACGGCGGGACGACGCGCGTAAAGTACGCGACGCGTTCGCGGAGCGCTTCCCCGGCGACGAAGGGCTCAAGTACTTCGACTATTTAAAAGAGGAGAGCGAATGACGGCCAAAGCCGGTTACCGGGAGCAGCAGGTGGTCGTTGTCATCGACGCGGCGCCGCTGGCGGAGCTGCTGCTCGAGTGCAGCCCCCGGCCCATACTGCCGGCGCTGTCGTACGGCCGGGCGAAGATAGGGTACAGTCGCCGTATACGCGACGAAGTAAAAAGGTTGTTGAAGGAGAAGGACCTGCCGGACGACCGCGTCGTCGCCCTGATGGATGAGCTGTGGCGCGAGGGCGTGGAGCTTACGCCGGCCGACGAGGTGCAGGCGTACGAGGACGAGGCGCGGGACGAGGGCTTGCGGCTCGCCGTCGCCGCGGCCGACCCGGCGATATACCTCACCGCCGACGAGAGCCTGGCGGAGATGGCGGAGTGGAAGGGCGTCGACGTCGTGGATAGTATAGGGAAGGTTAGGCAGATACTGCTCTCGCACGAGGACACGGCGGTCGTCTTTCGCGCGGGTTCGGAGCCGGAGGCGATTCGCGTAGCGGACGCCCTCCGGGAGGCCGGCGTCGACGCGCAGGTAGTCTCGCAGCAGGTCCCCTGGTATAACGGCGTGCTGGTCGTGGGCCAGGGGTATTGGGGCGAAATAATGGTCTTCGAGAAGGACCGCGAGGAAGCGGCGAGGGTAATCGCACGTTTGGATATGTGAGCTTCGCTACTTTTCCGGAAATATTAAAACCGCCCCCCGGGGCGGTTTTTTCGTGGCCTGCTTTTTGGCGTCGGGGAGGTAGGGGCGACTGACCAGTCGCCCCTACGA is a window of bacterium DNA encoding:
- a CDS encoding DUF2007 domain-containing protein is translated as MTAKAGYREQQVVVVIDAAPLAELLLECSPRPILPALSYGRAKIGYSRRIRDEVKRLLKEKDLPDDRVVALMDELWREGVELTPADEVQAYEDEARDEGLRLAVAAADPAIYLTADESLAEMAEWKGVDVVDSIGKVRQILLSHEDTAVVFRAGSEPEAIRVADALREAGVDAQVVSQQVPWYNGVLVVGQGYWGEIMVFEKDREEAARVIARLDM